From one Geoalkalibacter halelectricus genomic stretch:
- the istB gene encoding IS21-like element helper ATPase IstB: MMVEMTLGKLHQLKLAGMAEALSEQSQSPLYGELAFEERLGMLVDREMTHRDNRRLTNLLRGAKLRYAGACPEEIDFRTPRGLAKDAILSLTQNGWVKGTQNVIVTGPTGSGKTFIACALANSACRSGYSAHYLRLPRLLQDLHIARADGSYGKLLSRLAKYAILIIDDWGLAKLGDKERRDILEVLEDRHGITSTIVVSQIPTEKWHDTIGDPTIADAVLDRLVHNAHRITMKGESMRKLMSKSK, translated from the coding sequence CAGAGCCAGAGCCCCCTGTATGGCGAACTCGCCTTCGAAGAACGCCTGGGGATGCTCGTCGACCGGGAGATGACCCACCGGGACAACCGCCGGTTGACCAACCTGCTGCGGGGAGCCAAGCTGCGCTACGCCGGTGCCTGTCCCGAAGAGATCGACTTTCGCACCCCAAGGGGACTCGCCAAGGACGCGATCCTCTCCCTGACGCAAAACGGCTGGGTAAAGGGCACGCAGAACGTCATCGTCACCGGCCCCACCGGCAGCGGCAAGACCTTCATCGCCTGCGCTCTGGCCAACAGCGCCTGTCGCAGCGGGTACAGCGCCCACTACCTTCGGCTGCCGCGCCTGCTCCAGGATCTGCACATAGCCCGGGCCGACGGCAGTTACGGCAAACTGCTGAGTCGCCTGGCCAAATACGCCATCTTGATCATCGACGATTGGGGCTTGGCCAAGCTGGGCGACAAGGAGCGACGGGACATCCTGGAAGTACTCGAAGACCGCCACGGCATCACCTCGACCATTGTCGTCAGCCAGATCCCGACGGAGAAATGGCACGACACCATCGGCGATCCGACCATTGCTGACGCGGTGCTCGACCGACTGGTTCACAACGCGCACCGGATCACCATGAAGGGAGAATCGATGAGAAAACTGATGTCAAAGAGCAAGTAG